A single genomic interval of Pseudorca crassidens isolate mPseCra1 chromosome 19, mPseCra1.hap1, whole genome shotgun sequence harbors:
- the BORCS6 gene encoding BLOC-1-related complex subunit 6: MESPRGRPGPKAGLLALGEQQAAIFGGGPGRTASEPPSGLRLSEEEEAENVGGASRLPRASPKTSSCSFVHPPEWEAPEEEPGRGGTPSGAGSNRGAPGPENDPYASSRRKDPEDRPASEGVCRRGSPGGGGLDVEQEKEDDEEAAAASRAGRSFSSRLQDSRSLDGLSGACGGAGSSGGAECGAGGGRRATISSPLELEGTVSRHGDLTHFVANNLQLKIRLSGAPQPPPPAPARPCSAPPPTPAIPPIDPDVLRDLERLSRELGGRVDRLLRGLGGAVQELTALSVGCIQTYRDAVDSLGEAVDMSIKGMYTLLARCEELERALQPVQGLARQVRDIRRTLEVLEALCK; the protein is encoded by the coding sequence ATGGAGTCGCCCCGGGGGCGGCCTGGGCCCAAAGCAGGCCTTCTAGCTCTGGGAGAACAGCAAGCCGCGATCTTCGGCGGCGGCCCGGGCCGAACGGCCTCTGAGCCGCCCTCAGGCCTCCGGTTGTCCGAGGAGGAAGAGGCCGAGAACGTTGGGGGCGCGAGCCGCCTCCCCAGGGCGTCCCCGAAGACTTCGAGCTGCAGCTTCGTCCACCCGCCAGAATGGGAGGCTCCGGAGGAAGAGCCGGGCCGCGGAGGGACGCCTTCTGGGGCAGGGAGCAACCGGGGGGCGCCGGGTCCCGAAAACGACCCGTATGCGTCCTCCCGGCGCAAGGACCCTGAGGACAGGCCTGCATCCGAGGGCGTCTGCCGTCGAGGGAGCCCTGGAGGCGGCGGGTTGGATGTTGAGCAGGAGAAGGAAGACGACGAAGAGGCGGCGGCAGCCAGCAGGGCTGGCCGTTCCTTCTCCAGCCGCCTTCAGGACAGTCGCAGCCTGGACGGGTTGAGCGGGGCGTGCGGCGGCGCCGGGTCCTCAGGGGGTGCAGAGTGTggcgcgggcggcgggcggcgcgccACTATATCCAGCCCCCTGGAGCTCGAGGGCACGGTGAGCCGCCACGGCGACCTCACCCACTTTGTCGCCAACAACCTGCAACTTAAGATCCGCCTGAGCGGCGCCCCTcaacccccgccccctgcccctgcgcGGCCCTGTTCGGCGCCCCCACCCACTCCGGCCATTCCTCCCATCGACCCCGACGTGCTGCGGGACCTGGAGAGGCTGAGTCGGGAGCTGGGCGGCAGGGTGGACCGTCTGCTTCGCGGGCTGGGTGGTGCGGTGCAGGAGCTGACAGCGCTGAGCGTGGGCTGCATCCAGACCTACCGTGATGCCGTGGACTCCCTAGGCGAAGCTGTGGACATGAGCATCAAGGGCATGTACACCCTGCTGGCACGCTGTGAGGAGCTGGAGAGGGCTCTGCAGCCAGTTCAGGGACTGGCGCGCCAAGTCCGGGATATCCGACGCACCCTGGAGGTGTTGGAGGCCCTGTGCAAGTGA